A region from the Capsicum annuum cultivar UCD-10X-F1 unplaced genomic scaffold, UCD10Xv1.1 ctg4967, whole genome shotgun sequence genome encodes:
- the LOC124892689 gene encoding disease resistance protein At4g27190-like codes for VCIIGVWGTGGVGKTTLVKNLNNKLLKNMPSSKPSFGVVLWVTVPKPPIDIRKIQAEIAIRLSLTIDNEAGVESIAGKIYRRLEKEMSFLLILDDVWEAIDLDDVGVPQPEYPMRSKVIITSRFLDVCKQMRTDVEMKVYTLDEDESWQLFVKNVGDVANLEYIQPLAKEIARECDGLPVAITVIGSSMRGKTRVERWKDALDSLRRSKPYNKNVKDKVYSVIKWSYDSLESRDIQSCFLYCSLYPAAFPIDDLIHCWWAEGILGEHDTYEQAYNRGITLIESLKDACLLEGDKMEIVRWQVVDCVKMHDVVRDVARWIASTFGDEHTLVFQAGIGLTEISRIKISASVKRISFVSNEIECLPDCFTKCPKTTSLLLQGNEPLEKIPHEFFLAFPALRVLNLSLTGIRELPSSINSLCQLRALILQYCFKLKELPPVANLHNLQVLDCDHSVLGCLPQGMDNLTNLRLLNLSYSSVGATSFDEISSLHNLTYLSIRVDSSLCLNRDYTWMTRLKGFHIKVGETSCYVPYNMSKRVINVYKCEIFSNGELSDMLQFALDLYLNECMGLRKLIAYNTFNGLKLLKIVRCSCSFGPVEGGSGQFDPLPNLECLELYSVENLNSVSDFGQYLGLRFSKLCQLGISHCASLTCLFNNGGAFSVPKHLEEILIDVCLQLVELFVQCSTGDQATLVKSEIPRVWKLYLCKLPELGMLGEPQRMWEHLEELIVNYCDGLRKLPLSIQTSENIKIIKGKSKWWSQLVWDDDNFKSNLECCYEEW; via the coding sequence GTATGCATCATCGGTGTATGGGGTACCGGAGGAGTTGGGAAAACTACATTGGTGAAGAATCTGAACAACAAGCTCTTAAAGAATATGCCAAGTTCCAAACCGTCCTTTGGCGTTGTGTTATGGGTTACAGTGCCCAAACCGCCAATAGACATAAGAAAGATTCAAGCAGAAATTGCCATTAGATTAAGCCTAACGATAGATAACGAGGCAGGTGTAGAAAGCATTGCCGGTAAAATCTATCGAAGGCTCGAGAAAGAAATGAGTTTTCTTCTCATATTGGATGACGTTTGGGAAGCTATAGATTTGGATGATGTAGGTGTGCCCCAACCTGAATATCCCATGAGAAGCAAGGTCATTATAACTTCGCGTTTTTTGGATGTTTGTAAGCAAATGAGGACAGATGTCGAAATGAAGGTTTACACATTGGACGAGGATGAATCTTGGCAACTGTTTGTCAAAAATGTGGGAGATGTTGCCAATCTGGAGTATATTCAACCATTGGCAAAGGAAATTGCAAGAGAGTGTGATGGTTTGCCGGTAGCAATCACAGTTATTGGATCATCAATGAGAGGGAAGACAAGGGTCGAGCGCTGGAAAGATGCTTTGGATTCACTTAGAAGGTCTAAACCTTATAACAAAAATGTAAAAGATAAGGTTTACAGTGTCATCAAGTGGAGTTATGATTCTTTAGAATCTCGAGATATTCAAAGTTGTTTCTTGTATTGCTCGTTATATCCTGCAGCTTTTCCGATAGATGATCTCATACATTGTTGGTGGGCGGAGGGGATCCTCGGTGAACATGACACATATGAACAAGCCTACAATAGGGGAATCACGTTGATTGAGAGTCTAAAAGATGCCTGCTTGCTAGAAGGCGATAAGATGGAGATTGTGCGGTGGCAGGTTGTGGATTGTGTGAAGATGCATGATGTGGTTCGTGATGTTGCAAGATGGATAGCTAGTACATTTGGAGATGAACACACTTTAGTTTTTCAAGCTGGAATTGGGTTGACTGAGATATCACGTATTAAAATATCAGCTTCTGTCAAAAGAATATCTTTCGTAAGCAACGAAATTGAATGTCTACCTGATTGCTTCACGAAATGTCCAAAGACAACATCTTTACTTTTGCAAGGCAATGAACCCCTTGAGAAAATACCCCACGAATTCTTTTTGGCATTTCCAGCTCTAAGAGTTCTGAATCTGAGTCTAACTGGTATTAGAGAACTGCCTTCTTCCATCAATAGTTTATGTCAACTACGTGCTCTAATACTACAATACTGctttaagttgaaagagttaccACCTGTCGCTAATCTTCACAATTTGCAAGTGCTCGATTGTGATCATTCAGTGTTAGGTTGTCTGCCGCAAGGAATGGATAATTTGACAAATCTGAGGCTATTAAATCTGTCGTATAGCTCTGTTGGAGCGACCTCTTTTGATGAGATATCATCTCTACACAATCTGACATATCTTTCTATTAGAGTCGATAGCTCATTATGTTTGAATAGAGATTACACCTGGATGACTAGATTGAAAGGATTTCATATTAAAGTTGGGGAAACGTCATGTTATGTACCATACAACATGTCAAAAAGGGTGATAAATGTCTACAAGTGTGAAATTTTCAGTAACGGAGAGCTCTCAGACATGTTGCAGTTTGCTTTAGATTTGTACTTGAACGAATGCATGGGTCTGAGGAAGTTGATTGCATACAACACTTTTAATGgattaaaattactaaaaatagtGCGCTGTTCTTGTTCTTTTGGACCAGTAGAAGGTGGGAGTGGACAATTTGACCCTTTGCCAAATCTGGAATGTCTCGAACTCTATTCCGTAGAAAATTTAAATAGTGTTTCTGATTTCGGTCAATATTTGGGTCTAAGATTTTCTAAATTATGCCAACTGGGTATCTCTCATTGTGCAAGTTTAACATGTCTTTTCAACAATGGTGGAGCTTTTTCTGTACCCAAGCACTTGGAAGAAATTTTAATTGACGTTTGCCTTCAGCTGGTAGAGTTGTTTGTGCAATGCAGCACGGGTGATCAGGCAACACTTGTCAAATCAGAAATTCCAAGAGTTTGGAAGTTATACTTGTGTAAATTACCTGAACTAGGAATGTTGGGGGAGCCACAGAGAATGTGGGAACACTTGGAAGAACTCATAGTGAACTATTGTGACGGATTAAGGAAGTTGCCTCTCTCTATTCAAACCTcggaaaacatcaaaataataaaaggaaaatcaaaaTGGTGGAGCCAACTGGTATGGGATGATGACAACTTCAAGTCAAATTTAGAGTGTTGTTACGAAGAATGGTAA